One part of the Solanum dulcamara chromosome 3, daSolDulc1.2, whole genome shotgun sequence genome encodes these proteins:
- the LOC129883652 gene encoding uncharacterized protein LOC129883652, giving the protein MLGYAKFMKDLVTKNRTVPFEPTDNLHYCSDIATRSLVEKKEDPSVFTIPCTIGAFDFVRALCDLGARINLMSLAIYRQLGLRAPKLTSMRLLMVDRSVKCLVGILCDVLVRVGGFIFPTDFVILDC; this is encoded by the coding sequence ATGCTAGGTTATGCTAAGTTCATGAAGGATTTGGTCACAAAGAACAGGACGGTTCCTTTTGAGCCAACTGATAATTTACATTACTGTAGTGACATTGCTACAAGGTCATTAGTGGAAAAGAAGGAAGATCCGAGTGTATTCACCATACCTTGCACCATTGGTGCTTTCGATTTTGTAAGGGCTCTATGTGATTTGGGAGCTAGGATCAATTTAATGTCTTTAGCCATCTACAGACAGTTGGGCTTAAGAGCTCCCAAACTGACTTCTATGCGGCTGCTGATGGTGGATAGATCTGTGAAGTGTCTAGTTGGAATTTTGTGTGATGTGTTGGTGCGAGTGGGCGGGTTCATTTTCCCTACTGATTTTGTCATACTAGATTGCTAG